The DNA window AATCTTTAACCCTAATGCAAACATAATATTTTCTTTAATAATATGCAATGCTTTTCGGCTTAATCGAATAGTATATGGTAATTTTTCTAGATCGTCTGCCATTAACGCAACGTCTGCTGTTTCAAGAGCTGCATCCGTTCCGGCTCCTCCCATTGCTATACCAACTGTAGAAGCGGCGAGAGCAGGAGCATCATTAACTCCATCTCCAACCATTGCAACAGCACCATATTTTTCTTTCAATACTTTAATCGCATTTAGCTTTTGTTCGGGCATTAAACCGGCTTCAACGTCTGTCATCCCAAGCTTAGCAGCAATGGCATTTGCAGTTCGAGCGTCGTCTCCAGTAAGCATTACAGTGTGCTTAATACCTGCTTTTTTGAGATCTTGTAACACCACGGTGCTAGTTTTACGAATCGGGTCAGCAACTGCAATAAATCCTTTGTATTGACCATCTTCTGCAGCAAGCATAACCGTATTTCCTTCTAATTGTAATTGCTCCACACGTTCGATTACCTCTGTGGAAATGGTGCTAATGGAAGTAATCCAAGAAACGCTACCGACTGACCATTTCTTACCGTCGATTACTCCTTCTGCACCTTTACCTGTAATCGATTGGAATTCTTCTACCTCTACTGCGTGTATATGTTCTTTTGCTCCGTACTTCACGATGGCCTGCCCAAGTGGATGCTGTGAATATGTTTCAATCGACATTACTTTTTGAATAAAGTCTTTTTTGGATTCGGAGTCCACAGCTGTTACTTCCGGATATCCTTTCGTTAAAGTTCCGGTTTTATCAAACGCGATTGCTTGAATTCGTCCAATTTCCTCTAAGTGAATGCCACCTTTAATGAGCACACCTTGCTTCGCGGCATTCCCAATTGCAGTTACGATCGCTACGGGGGTTGATACAACTAGAGCACACGGACATCCTACAACTAATACTGCAAGACCTTGGTAAATCCACGTTTGCCAATCTGCTCCCAATAATGGTGGTACGATTGCTACTAAAAATGCGATTGCAATAATTACTGGTGTATAATATTTGGCAAATTTATCGACAAATTTCTGCGATGGCGCTTTCTCTGCTTGCGCTTCTTCTACTAAATGGATAATCTTTGCAATCGTCGTGTCTTCTACACGTTTCGTTACTTGTATTTCTAAAGAACCTTCTTCATTCAACGTACCCGCAAATACTTCGTCACCAATTGTTTTGATCGCCGGAACTGACTCACCAGTAATAGATGCTTGGTTTACGGCAGAAGTACCTTTCAACACAATTCCATCCATTGCTATTTTTTGTCCTGGTTTCACGATTAGTAAGTCATTTATTTGAATAAATTCAGTATCTACCTCTACCAATTTGTCTCCTCGACGAATCGTTGCATTTGATGGTGCTATATCCATTAGCTGGCTAATGGATTGACGCGCTTTATTCATGGAGTATGCTTCTAACGCTTCACTTACCGCAAATAAAAAGACAACGACCGCACCTTCACGCCATTCTCCGATGATTGCTGCCCCAATAATCGCAATCGTCATCAGTGTTTTCATATCAAAATAAAAACGAGATAAATTCATGAGCCCACTTTTGAACATTTCGTACCC is part of the Psychrobacillus sp. FSL H8-0483 genome and encodes:
- a CDS encoding heavy metal translocating P-type ATPase, encoding MENTVKKEYRLENLSCANCAMKFENNIKSLPDVEDAIVNFGASKVAVIGNVTIDDIEKAGAFDGIKVAPVKQRKEEKVPFYKRKENVVTVISFVFLVIGIITSFVYEETHPAAIGLFVLSIAVGGYEMFKSGLMNLSRFYFDMKTLMTIAIIGAAIIGEWREGAVVVFLFAVSEALEAYSMNKARQSISQLMDIAPSNATIRRGDKLVEVDTEFIQINDLLIVKPGQKIAMDGIVLKGTSAVNQASITGESVPAIKTIGDEVFAGTLNEEGSLEIQVTKRVEDTTIAKIIHLVEEAQAEKAPSQKFVDKFAKYYTPVIIAIAFLVAIVPPLLGADWQTWIYQGLAVLVVGCPCALVVSTPVAIVTAIGNAAKQGVLIKGGIHLEEIGRIQAIAFDKTGTLTKGYPEVTAVDSESKKDFIQKVMSIETYSQHPLGQAIVKYGAKEHIHAVEVEEFQSITGKGAEGVIDGKKWSVGSVSWITSISTISTEVIERVEQLQLEGNTVMLAAEDGQYKGFIAVADPIRKTSTVVLQDLKKAGIKHTVMLTGDDARTANAIAAKLGMTDVEAGLMPEQKLNAIKVLKEKYGAVAMVGDGVNDAPALAASTVGIAMGGAGTDAALETADVALMADDLEKLPYTIRLSRKALHIIKENIMFALGLKIIALLLIIPGWLTLWIAIFADMGATLLVVLNSLRLLKINK